The Hyphomicrobium sp. MC1 genome window below encodes:
- a CDS encoding thiosulfate oxidation carrier protein SoxY, translated as MHDRIDIAVLSRRTFLIAGVAAAGLAPFIARANADASASDAFVPSQDFKDDFARIVGNAKPIDGKISVDLPETADNGNFVPITIVVDSPMTEADHVKAIHILSTANPHAHVATFRLSPVNAVALVQSRMRLAKTQEVIVLAELSSGDMLVSTTRVKVLIGGCGI; from the coding sequence GTGCATGACCGGATCGACATTGCCGTCCTGAGCCGCCGGACGTTCCTCATCGCCGGCGTGGCGGCGGCTGGTCTGGCGCCGTTCATCGCGCGCGCGAATGCCGACGCCAGCGCGTCAGACGCATTCGTGCCTAGCCAGGACTTCAAGGACGATTTCGCGCGCATCGTTGGCAATGCGAAGCCAATCGACGGCAAGATCAGCGTCGATCTTCCCGAGACGGCGGACAACGGCAATTTCGTGCCGATTACCATTGTGGTCGACAGCCCGATGACGGAAGCCGATCACGTCAAAGCCATTCACATTCTTTCGACCGCGAACCCGCATGCGCATGTCGCGACGTTCCGTCTGTCGCCAGTAAATGCCGTCGCGCTTGTGCAGAGCCGCATGCGGCTTGCGAAGACGCAGGAGGTGATCGTGCTGGCTGAGCTTTCGAGCGGTGACATGCTGGTGTCGACGACGCGCGTAAAAGTGCTTATCGGCGGCTGCGGGATTTAG
- the soxZ gene encoding thiosulfate oxidation carrier complex protein SoxZ yields the protein MAATGPRIKLPDTIKAGDVIEVKTLIRHIMETGNRHDKNGKPIPRDIINTFIAKFDGQQVFRAEFGPGISANPYLAFQLRVPGPGTIEITWIDDEGVAVSATAPVTLS from the coding sequence ATGGCTGCCACAGGTCCCCGCATCAAGCTGCCCGATACCATCAAGGCCGGTGATGTCATTGAGGTGAAGACGCTCATCCGCCATATCATGGAAACGGGCAACCGACACGACAAGAACGGCAAGCCGATCCCGCGCGATATCATCAATACGTTCATTGCGAAATTCGACGGCCAACAGGTTTTCCGCGCCGAGTTCGGGCCGGGCATTTCGGCCAATCCGTATCTGGCGTTTCAATTGCGCGTTCCCGGTCCCGGCACGATCGAGATCACCTGGATCGACGACGAAGGCGTTGCGGTCTCGGCGACCGCGCCGGTGACGCTTTCTTGA
- a CDS encoding MoaD/ThiS family protein, whose translation MIRVVLPSHLKKHASINGEVTVDVDAPVTQRSLLDALEKTYPVLRGTIRDQGTQKRRPFLRFFACQRDLSHDAPDTPLPDDVVRGTQPFLIVGAIAGG comes from the coding sequence ATGATCCGTGTCGTCCTGCCGTCGCATCTCAAGAAGCACGCCAGCATCAACGGTGAAGTCACGGTTGACGTCGACGCGCCGGTGACGCAGCGGTCGCTGCTCGATGCCTTGGAGAAAACGTATCCGGTGCTGCGCGGTACAATCCGCGATCAGGGCACGCAAAAACGGCGGCCGTTCCTGCGCTTCTTCGCGTGTCAGCGCGATCTCTCGCACGACGCGCCGGATACGCCGCTGCCCGACGACGTCGTGCGCGGCACGCAGCCGTTCCTCATCGTCGGCGCGATTGCGGGGGGATAA
- a CDS encoding cystathionine gamma-synthase family protein, producing the protein MAPPRPSKTHIGKHKLHPETLMLGYGYDPLLSEGAVKPPVFLTSTFVFKSAEEGRDFFHYVAGRKQPPKGTSAGLVYSRFNHPNSEIVEERLAVYEEADACILFSSGMSAISTTVLTFARPGDVIVHSQPLYGGTETLLSRTLEPLGIRAVGFANGVDEESVRAAVALAQTKGRIALFLIETPSNPLNTLVDIALVKRIAEETSKQQGHRAILICDNTLLGPLFQRPLALGADLSIYSLTKYVGGHSDLIAGAVLGSTDLTRPVKLLRGAIGTQLDPHSCWMLGRSLETLELRMERSNKNATAVAKFLRDHPAVTEVHYLAFLEPRTKQHRVFKTQCKAAGSTFSFDIAGGERQAFQFLNRLEIFKLAVSLGGTESLACHPASTTHSGVPADVRAAIGVSEGTIRLSIGIEHPDDLIADLTQALSSV; encoded by the coding sequence ATGGCTCCTCCGCGCCCGTCTAAAACCCATATCGGCAAGCACAAACTTCACCCCGAAACATTGATGCTTGGCTACGGTTACGACCCGCTTCTGTCGGAAGGCGCGGTCAAGCCGCCGGTGTTCCTGACCTCGACGTTCGTGTTCAAATCGGCGGAAGAAGGCCGCGATTTCTTTCATTACGTTGCGGGGCGAAAGCAGCCGCCAAAAGGGACGTCGGCGGGCCTCGTCTATTCGCGCTTCAATCATCCCAACAGCGAGATCGTGGAGGAACGCCTCGCGGTCTATGAGGAAGCGGACGCGTGTATCTTGTTCTCGTCGGGAATGTCCGCCATCTCGACCACGGTGCTGACCTTTGCGCGGCCCGGCGACGTGATCGTCCACTCGCAGCCGCTCTATGGTGGGACAGAAACGCTTCTGTCGCGGACGCTTGAACCCTTGGGCATTCGTGCGGTCGGCTTTGCCAATGGCGTGGACGAAGAAAGCGTGCGCGCGGCCGTTGCGCTTGCGCAAACGAAGGGGCGCATTGCGCTCTTCCTGATCGAGACGCCGTCAAATCCGCTGAATACGCTGGTCGATATCGCACTCGTCAAGCGCATTGCGGAGGAAACGTCAAAGCAGCAAGGGCATCGCGCCATTCTCATTTGCGACAACACGCTCCTGGGACCACTATTTCAAAGGCCCTTGGCGCTCGGAGCGGACCTGTCGATCTACTCTCTGACGAAGTACGTCGGTGGCCATTCCGATCTCATTGCCGGAGCCGTATTGGGAAGCACGGACCTAACCCGCCCCGTAAAACTTTTGCGCGGCGCGATCGGAACGCAACTCGATCCGCATTCCTGCTGGATGCTTGGCCGTTCGCTCGAAACGCTGGAACTTCGCATGGAGCGTTCCAACAAAAATGCGACGGCCGTCGCCAAGTTTCTGCGCGATCATCCGGCGGTTACCGAAGTCCACTATCTGGCTTTCCTCGAACCCCGAACGAAGCAGCATCGCGTCTTCAAAACACAATGCAAAGCCGCAGGCTCGACATTCTCATTCGACATTGCCGGCGGCGAGCGCCAGGCCTTTCAGTTTTTGAATCGGCTGGAAATTTTCAAGCTCGCGGTCAGCTTGGGCGGCACGGAATCGCTGGCGTGCCATCCCGCTTCGACGACCCACTCAGGCGTTCCGGCCGACGTTCGCGCAGCCATCGGCGTCTCTGAAGGAACGATCCGGCTTTCAATCGGGATTGAGCATCCTGACGATCTCATTGCCGATCTCACGCAAGCGCTTTCGTCAGTCTAG
- the cimA gene encoding citramalate synthase — translation MSKERLYLFDTTLRDGAQTTGVDFSLEDKRRLMRVLDDLGIDYIEGGYPGANTTDTDLFASRPNFKSARFTAFGMTKRAGRSVSNDPGFQAVLQSAADSICLVAKSSDYQVRVALGITNEENLEAVDQSVRAVVETQREAMIDCEHFFDGYKSNSDYAIAVAKTAYDAGARWVVLCDTNGGTLPHEIERIVADVAKHVPGSHLGIHTHNDTENAVANTLMAVRAGCRQIQGTLNGLGERCGNANLTSIIPTLLLKSEFAEYFETGVTPEKLRTLTHASRVLDELLNEAPNRHAPYVGESAFATKAGIHASALLKAPETYEHVPPESVGNERRILVSKQGGRSSLTSALERLGLPSDKDDTRVQALLDEVKAREDQGYSYEAAEASFELLARRALATVPRYFSVDNFRVTVERKEERSKARNGNGTVSQAVVTVSIAGDDAALVSVGEGNGPVNALDKALRNDLGRYQKHIENVELVDYKVRILTQTRDGGTASVTRVLVESLDMETGERWTTVGVSPNIIDASFEALLDSINYKLLRDNAAAG, via the coding sequence ATGAGCAAGGAACGCCTTTATCTTTTCGATACGACGCTGCGTGACGGCGCGCAGACGACGGGCGTCGACTTCTCGCTCGAAGACAAGCGCCGGCTGATGCGCGTGCTCGATGACCTCGGCATCGATTATATCGAAGGCGGCTATCCCGGCGCCAACACAACAGATACGGACCTGTTCGCATCCCGTCCGAATTTCAAGTCAGCGCGCTTCACCGCGTTCGGCATGACGAAGCGGGCAGGGCGGTCGGTCTCGAACGATCCGGGCTTCCAGGCAGTCTTGCAGTCGGCAGCTGACAGCATCTGCCTCGTCGCCAAATCGTCGGACTATCAGGTCCGCGTCGCGCTCGGCATCACGAACGAGGAAAATCTCGAAGCCGTCGATCAATCGGTGCGCGCCGTCGTCGAGACGCAGCGCGAAGCCATGATCGACTGCGAGCATTTTTTCGACGGCTACAAGTCGAACAGCGACTACGCCATCGCCGTCGCCAAAACCGCGTACGATGCCGGTGCGCGCTGGGTCGTGCTGTGCGATACCAACGGCGGCACGCTCCCGCATGAGATCGAACGCATCGTCGCCGATGTCGCCAAGCACGTGCCGGGTTCGCATCTTGGCATCCACACGCATAACGATACGGAAAACGCCGTCGCCAACACGCTGATGGCGGTCCGCGCAGGCTGCCGTCAGATCCAGGGCACGTTGAACGGCCTCGGCGAGCGCTGCGGCAATGCCAACTTGACGTCGATCATTCCGACGTTGCTTCTGAAAAGCGAGTTCGCAGAATACTTCGAAACCGGCGTCACGCCGGAGAAGCTGCGCACGCTGACGCATGCGAGCCGTGTTCTCGACGAGCTTTTGAACGAAGCGCCGAACCGCCATGCGCCCTATGTCGGCGAAAGCGCCTTCGCGACCAAGGCCGGCATTCACGCGTCTGCGCTTCTGAAAGCACCAGAGACCTATGAGCATGTTCCGCCCGAGAGCGTCGGCAACGAACGGCGCATCCTCGTCTCGAAGCAAGGCGGGCGCTCGTCGTTGACGTCGGCGCTTGAACGCCTCGGCCTGCCCTCCGATAAGGACGACACGCGCGTGCAGGCGCTGCTGGACGAGGTGAAGGCGCGCGAGGATCAGGGCTATTCCTATGAGGCCGCCGAAGCCTCGTTCGAGCTTCTAGCCCGGCGCGCGCTCGCGACCGTGCCTCGCTATTTCTCGGTCGACAATTTCCGCGTAACGGTCGAGCGCAAGGAAGAGCGCTCCAAAGCCCGCAACGGCAACGGCACCGTTTCGCAGGCTGTGGTCACCGTTTCGATTGCAGGCGACGACGCAGCGCTGGTGTCGGTCGGCGAGGGGAATGGTCCGGTGAACGCGCTCGACAAGGCGCTGCGCAACGACCTGGGTCGCTATCAGAAGCACATCGAGAACGTCGAGCTTGTCGATTACAAGGTTCGCATCCTGACGCAGACGCGTGACGGTGGCACGGCGTCCGTCACGCGCGTTCTCGTCGAAAGCCTAGACATGGAAACCGGCGAGCGCTGGACCACCGTCGGCGTCTCGCCCAACATCATCGACGCCAGCTTCGAAGCACTGCTCGATAGCATCAACTACAAACTCCTGCGCGACAATGCCGCTGCAGGATGA
- a CDS encoding GNAT family N-acetyltransferase: MSNEYPLRPFLPADAMALRDLFAQSIDELTVDDYDEDQRLAWAASAEDAAEFRAHLAAALTLVVQLDGEYLGFGSLKDNKTIDMLYVHPDYAGEGVGTALADALEKIAGARGTEAVTVDASDTAVPFFESRGYVATQRNSVPRDDQWLSNTTMIKRLAESQTKKTTEPS, translated from the coding sequence ATGTCCAACGAATATCCGCTCCGCCCCTTTCTGCCCGCCGACGCGATGGCGCTGCGCGATCTTTTCGCCCAGTCCATCGACGAGCTGACGGTCGATGACTATGACGAAGATCAGAGGCTCGCTTGGGCCGCAAGCGCGGAAGACGCTGCCGAATTCCGTGCCCACTTGGCGGCAGCCTTGACGCTCGTCGTGCAGCTCGACGGTGAATATCTGGGTTTCGGGTCCCTTAAGGACAATAAAACCATCGACATGCTCTACGTGCATCCCGACTACGCAGGCGAGGGGGTCGGCACCGCGCTGGCCGATGCGCTGGAGAAGATCGCAGGTGCCAGGGGCACCGAGGCTGTCACGGTCGACGCAAGCGACACGGCCGTGCCGTTCTTTGAAAGCCGAGGCTACGTCGCGACGCAGCGCAATTCTGTTCCGCGCGACGATCAGTGGCTTTCCAACACGACCATGATAAAGCGGCTCGCCGAGAGCCAAACGAAGAAAACGACCGAACCGTCATGA
- a CDS encoding nuclear transport factor 2 family protein, with product MSLNFATAKAIIDEAHRAWSAGDIEGVLRTYADDIWFQRNAVDSTSPPLVIQGRDAMGVFLRDINAKATGMAVVDAFQFHAGIGRARVSYFLKDRETGQCHSGTYRQIVMFRGMQISRMEQFHDAARLTAFFRLIDGVPQHEGRS from the coding sequence ATGTCGCTGAACTTCGCAACGGCAAAAGCCATCATCGATGAGGCGCACCGCGCCTGGAGCGCCGGCGATATCGAGGGTGTCCTCCGCACCTATGCCGATGATATATGGTTTCAGCGCAATGCAGTCGACAGCACATCTCCTCCTCTGGTCATCCAGGGCAGGGACGCCATGGGCGTTTTCCTGAGAGACATCAACGCGAAGGCAACCGGCATGGCGGTGGTGGACGCTTTTCAATTTCACGCCGGTATAGGACGAGCGCGCGTCTCCTATTTCCTGAAAGATAGAGAAACGGGACAATGCCACTCCGGCACATATCGTCAGATCGTGATGTTTCGCGGCATGCAGATCTCGCGGATGGAGCAGTTTCATGACGCTGCCCGCCTCACGGCATTTTTCCGGCTGATTGACGGCGTGCCGCAACACGAAGGCCGCTCGTAG
- a CDS encoding helix-turn-helix transcriptional regulator: MSLSDTKESALGAYLRDRRTKLDPASFGLPLVRRRTPGLRREEVAQRANVSATWYTWLEQGRGGAPSADVLDRIARALMLTDAEREHLFILGLGRPPEVHIKEDESITPRLQRVVDAFELSPAMIKNAMWDVVAWNRAFATVLTDYGKLPPEKRNILRVVFGDPHVRSVQYDWESVARFIVGVFRADVARIGATARVSALVDELCQSSPDFARLWRDNDVRNYGGGMKKLRHPVLGTVTFEYSAFAVDCRPDLGMIVYNPATPEDAERVKSLIRSAGG; the protein is encoded by the coding sequence ATGAGTTTGTCGGACACCAAAGAAAGCGCGCTCGGCGCTTACCTGAGAGATCGCCGGACGAAGCTCGATCCCGCATCGTTCGGCTTGCCGCTGGTACGCAGGCGCACGCCAGGACTCAGGCGCGAGGAGGTGGCACAGCGCGCCAACGTCAGCGCCACTTGGTACACGTGGCTGGAGCAGGGGCGCGGCGGTGCGCCATCCGCCGACGTGCTCGACCGTATCGCGCGTGCGCTGATGCTGACGGATGCCGAGCGCGAGCATCTGTTCATTCTGGGTCTTGGCCGCCCGCCGGAGGTGCATATCAAGGAAGACGAAAGCATCACGCCGCGCCTGCAGCGTGTGGTCGACGCTTTCGAGCTCAGTCCCGCGATGATCAAAAACGCGATGTGGGATGTCGTTGCTTGGAACCGCGCGTTCGCAACCGTCCTGACCGACTATGGCAAGCTACCGCCGGAGAAGCGCAACATCTTGCGCGTCGTCTTTGGCGATCCTCACGTTCGCTCGGTGCAGTACGATTGGGAGAGCGTTGCGCGGTTCATCGTGGGCGTTTTCAGGGCGGACGTGGCGCGGATAGGCGCGACTGCGCGCGTGAGCGCACTGGTCGATGAGCTTTGCCAGTCGAGCCCGGATTTCGCACGGCTGTGGCGCGACAACGATGTCCGCAACTACGGGGGCGGAATGAAGAAGCTCCGGCATCCGGTTCTCGGCACCGTCACTTTCGAATATTCGGCATTTGCCGTCGATTGCCGCCCTGATCTTGGAATGATCGTATACAACCCCGCGACACCCGAAGACGCCGAGCGGGTAAAGTCTTTGATCCGTTCGGCAGGCGGTTGA
- a CDS encoding SDR family oxidoreductase, protein MRVFVTGATGFIGSAVVDELLGAGHQVLGLARSDTGAAALTAAGANVHRGDLQDLDSLKDGARETDGTIHCAFIHDFAKFAENGQIDKRAIEAMGDALEGTNKPFIVTSGTGLVAPGTVVTEDMRSTNPHVPRVSEQVGLAYASRGVRAMAIRLPQVHGKKGKAGLISYLVEAARKKGVAAYAGDGSERWAAAHVLDVARVYKLALEKGMADGVYHAVGEEGVPMSQTTEIIAHAVGVPVVSIKKEEAGEYFGPLAMFAGLDMPASSALTQQRLGWTPKEIGLIADIGQPGYFTG, encoded by the coding sequence ATGCGTGTTTTTGTGACCGGCGCGACGGGCTTTATCGGCTCCGCTGTCGTCGATGAATTGCTTGGCGCCGGACACCAGGTGCTGGGCTTGGCACGCTCCGACACGGGTGCGGCGGCCCTGACGGCGGCGGGCGCCAACGTGCACCGTGGCGACCTGCAAGATCTCGATAGCCTTAAAGACGGTGCTCGCGAGACCGATGGGACAATCCACTGCGCATTCATCCACGATTTCGCGAAATTCGCCGAGAATGGACAGATCGACAAGCGCGCCATCGAAGCGATGGGGGACGCACTCGAAGGCACGAACAAGCCTTTCATCGTCACATCGGGAACGGGACTCGTCGCACCAGGAACGGTCGTCACCGAGGACATGCGGTCCACCAATCCGCATGTTCCCCGCGTCTCGGAGCAGGTCGGGCTGGCTTATGCATCGCGCGGCGTGCGTGCGATGGCAATCCGCCTTCCACAAGTGCATGGCAAGAAAGGCAAGGCCGGTCTGATTTCTTATCTCGTTGAAGCCGCGCGCAAGAAAGGCGTGGCTGCTTATGCCGGCGATGGCAGCGAACGCTGGGCGGCGGCGCACGTTTTGGATGTGGCCCGCGTCTATAAGCTTGCGTTGGAGAAAGGGATGGCGGACGGCGTCTATCATGCCGTCGGCGAGGAAGGCGTGCCGATGTCCCAAACGACGGAGATTATCGCGCACGCCGTCGGCGTCCCCGTGGTCTCGATCAAAAAAGAGGAAGCTGGCGAATATTTCGGTCCGCTCGCGATGTTCGCCGGTCTCGACATGCCGGCATCCAGTGCTTTGACTCAGCAGCGGCTCGGGTGGACGCCCAAAGAGATCGGGCTCATCGCCGACATTGGCCAACCGGGGTATTTCACAGGCTGA
- the cysS gene encoding cysteine--tRNA ligase, with protein MALKLYNTLTRQKAAFEPIDPNNVRMYVCGPTVYDYAHIGNARPVIVFDLLFRLLRYIFGPGHVTYVRNITDVDDKINARAARDYPDLPLNEAIRKVTQATEDQFHKDIDALGVLPPTYEPRATEYIRRPEGGEDMVSIIETLVKNGHAYVAEDHVLFDVASMPDYGRLSNRSLDEMEAGARVEVAPYKKGPMDFVLWKPSKPGEPAWPSPAGIKTPGRPGWHIECSAMSGALLGPVFDIHGGGIDLTFPHHENEIAQSRCAHGTPVMANVWMHNGFLQVEGEKMSKSLGNFITIRELLNDGWPGEVLRLNMLRTHYRQPIDWTKKGMEESQKILTGWFALDGIDTGNRDAIPAAVLEALEDDLNTPKAIAELHGLAAANDVKGLGAALGLLGFDGASLKAADVRAAESAQAVAATIEPLIVARLEARKRKDFKESDRIRDELAAMGITLKDVKNKDTGEIETTWEVAR; from the coding sequence TTGGCGCTGAAACTTTACAACACGTTGACCCGGCAGAAGGCCGCCTTTGAGCCGATTGATCCAAATAACGTCCGTATGTACGTCTGCGGCCCGACGGTCTACGACTATGCCCACATCGGCAATGCCCGTCCGGTCATCGTGTTCGACCTGCTGTTCCGGCTGCTCCGTTATATCTTCGGGCCGGGTCACGTGACCTACGTCCGCAACATCACCGACGTCGACGACAAGATCAACGCCCGCGCTGCGCGCGACTATCCCGACCTGCCGCTGAATGAGGCAATCCGCAAAGTCACACAGGCGACGGAAGATCAGTTTCACAAGGATATCGACGCACTCGGCGTTTTGCCGCCGACGTACGAACCGCGCGCGACCGAATACATCCGCCGTCCCGAAGGCGGCGAGGACATGGTCTCGATCATCGAGACACTGGTGAAGAACGGCCACGCCTACGTCGCCGAAGATCATGTGCTGTTCGATGTCGCCTCGATGCCGGACTACGGCCGCCTCTCGAACCGTTCGCTCGACGAGATGGAGGCCGGCGCCCGCGTCGAGGTCGCGCCCTACAAGAAAGGGCCGATGGACTTTGTGCTCTGGAAGCCGTCGAAGCCCGGCGAACCGGCATGGCCGTCGCCCGCCGGTATCAAAACGCCGGGGCGCCCAGGCTGGCATATCGAATGCTCGGCGATGTCGGGCGCGTTGCTCGGGCCTGTATTCGACATCCACGGCGGCGGCATCGACCTGACGTTCCCGCACCACGAAAACGAAATCGCACAGTCGCGATGCGCACACGGCACGCCGGTAATGGCGAACGTCTGGATGCACAACGGCTTTCTACAGGTCGAAGGCGAGAAGATGTCGAAAAGCCTCGGCAACTTCATCACCATTCGCGAGCTGTTGAATGACGGCTGGCCGGGCGAAGTGTTGCGGCTCAATATGCTGCGCACCCACTATCGCCAGCCGATCGACTGGACGAAGAAGGGCATGGAAGAGAGCCAGAAAATTCTCACCGGTTGGTTCGCGCTCGACGGCATCGACACCGGCAATCGCGATGCAATTCCGGCTGCCGTTCTGGAAGCGCTCGAAGACGATCTCAACACGCCGAAGGCCATTGCAGAACTGCACGGGCTGGCCGCCGCCAATGATGTAAAGGGGCTCGGCGCTGCGCTGGGGCTCTTGGGTTTCGACGGGGCATCTTTGAAGGCCGCTGACGTGCGCGCAGCAGAAAGCGCCCAGGCCGTCGCGGCGACCATCGAGCCGCTGATCGTGGCGCGCCTCGAAGCCCGCAAGCGTAAGGACTTCAAGGAATCGGACCGTATCCGCGATGAACTCGCGGCGATGGGCATCACGCTGAAAGACGTGAAAAACAAGGACACCGGCGAGATCGAAACCACCTGGGAAGTTGCTCGGTAG
- a CDS encoding DUF2865 domain-containing protein has translation MSQGSPINTTVRRLALALAAAAIALLFVSEVASAQSWWPFGGGGDDRQDGGDRPPVPQEPVYREPPPAPMPPPQGQPPAAYPSAPPQPGYPAAPPQAGVPVQPSAPPQSSASSYRNPICLQLEQRLVQENKKNGQSQADLPRIEGEIRQLETTVDQTQARLDRGCYEYFLFTKSLKNIPQCKDLARQVDNSKRRLSDLDAQRQDILGSSGRSYQDDIIRELARNNCGANYSAMARREDGNTGGMWEDEESSGGNTWNPRAANGAQTYRTLCVRLCDGFYFPVSFSTLPSHFDHDADVCSSHCAAPSELFYYPNPGGTVEQAVAMKDQEPYTKLKFAFRYRKEYVNGCSCKAADYTPADGDKRVEGALQTLQGQHRADAAAPQQPMTTGATSVQTETLPDATAQPQTQPQTAPSIGAGGWQTEAQPQQ, from the coding sequence GTGAGCCAAGGAAGTCCAATCAACACGACCGTTCGCCGGCTGGCGCTTGCACTTGCCGCCGCGGCAATTGCCTTGCTTTTCGTCTCGGAGGTGGCCTCGGCGCAAAGCTGGTGGCCGTTCGGCGGCGGCGGTGACGACCGTCAGGACGGCGGCGACCGTCCGCCCGTACCGCAGGAGCCTGTCTACCGGGAACCTCCGCCGGCCCCCATGCCTCCGCCGCAAGGGCAGCCTCCTGCCGCGTATCCGTCGGCTCCGCCGCAACCCGGCTATCCGGCCGCCCCGCCCCAGGCCGGCGTTCCCGTGCAGCCCAGCGCGCCGCCGCAATCGTCTGCATCGAGCTATCGCAACCCGATCTGTCTGCAGCTTGAGCAGCGGCTTGTGCAGGAGAACAAGAAAAACGGCCAGTCGCAGGCCGATCTGCCTCGCATCGAAGGCGAAATTCGCCAGCTCGAAACCACCGTCGACCAGACGCAAGCGCGGCTCGATCGTGGCTGCTACGAATACTTCCTGTTCACGAAGTCGCTGAAGAACATCCCGCAGTGTAAGGACCTTGCCCGGCAGGTCGACAATTCGAAGCGGCGGCTCTCCGATCTCGATGCGCAGCGGCAGGATATCCTCGGCTCGTCGGGCCGGTCGTATCAGGACGACATCATCCGCGAACTTGCGCGCAACAACTGCGGCGCAAATTACTCTGCGATGGCCCGGCGCGAAGACGGCAACACCGGCGGCATGTGGGAAGACGAAGAGTCAAGCGGCGGCAATACCTGGAATCCGCGCGCTGCGAACGGTGCGCAGACCTATCGTACGCTGTGCGTCCGTCTATGCGACGGCTTCTATTTCCCGGTGAGCTTCTCGACGCTGCCCAGCCATTTCGATCATGACGCGGACGTCTGCTCGTCGCACTGCGCGGCGCCGTCGGAGCTGTTCTATTATCCCAATCCCGGCGGGACCGTCGAGCAAGCGGTCGCAATGAAAGATCAGGAGCCGTACACGAAGCTCAAGTTCGCGTTCCGGTATCGCAAGGAATACGTCAACGGCTGCTCGTGCAAGGCGGCTGACTATACCCCTGCCGATGGCGACAAGAGGGTTGAAGGCGCCCTGCAGACTCTTCAAGGACAGCACCGGGCCGATGCCGCCGCGCCGCAACAGCCGATGACGACCGGCGCGACATCCGTGCAAACGGAAACGCTACCCGACGCAACCGCCCAACCGCAGACGCAGCCGCAAACCGCTCCGTCCATCGGCGCCGGCGGCTGGCAGACTGAAGCCCAGCCGCAGCAGTAA